Below is a window of Ornithodoros turicata isolate Travis chromosome 7, ASM3712646v1, whole genome shotgun sequence DNA.
AAACGGGCAACCCATGTTGCTATGAACGTGGCAGCGACGGTTTCGGCAGACATGTCGGGCATCGGGCAGGCTTCGGGCCACCGGGTGCATCGGTCCACTGCTTTGAACAGATAGCGGAAACCAGACGACGGCGGAAGGGGACCGATGATGACGATGTGCACAAGATCGAAACGGCTGTACGGGAGGCCAAATTGCTGGTGCTGCAATTTTGTATGCCGATGCACCTTGGATCGCTGGCAGGGGTTGCACGAACGGGCCCAAGCTCGTACGTCGGGGTTGATAGAGGGCCAAACAAAACGAGCGGTCACCATGCGCTGGGTGGCACAAATACCGGTGTGGGCCCGGTTGTGGACTGCAGCAAAGGCCGTGCACCGGTAGGGCGCCGTTACGAAAGGCCTAGGCTTTGCCCGAGTACTGTCGCAACAGATGGTCAAGTGAGAGCCGTGTATGGGGAGGTCGGTGAACCTGAGCGAGGATGTACCACGCCGATGAAGCTGCAGAAGTTCGTCGCCAGTGGCCTGTGCAGCAGCTATGGCATCGGGAATAAGCGGCTGGACGATGGGAGAGACGCTCGCAATCCGGCTAAGGGCGTATGCAGGAGAGTTTGCGGTTTCGGGGACGTGCTGAATGTCCGCGCAAAACTCTGCGAGATAGGCCAGGTGCCGGATTTCCTGTGGCGAGTAGCGGCTGCTCGCCGACCGGAATGCGTGCGTAAGCGGCTTGTGGTCCGTTAGGATGGTGAATAGCCGACCCTCGAGAAATTGGCGGAAGTGGCGCATCGCAAGATAGGCTAGCAGTTCGCGGCCGAGAGTACTGTAATTCTCCTCCGCCGGCTTGAGGACCTTGGAGAAGGAAGCAACTGGTTCCCAAGCCTCATTGATCTACTGCTGAAGTACTGCACCGGCAGCAATGCCTGACGCGTCGACCATCAGGGACGTGGGGGCGCCAAGCTTGGGATGGGAAAGCATGGTACAGCGGGCGAGGTCGGTAATGACTTGAGTGAATGCGGCATCGGCATCTGGACTCCACTGAAGGGCGGACGAAGGGGTTTTGTGCCCGGCGAGGAGGGTGTCCAAAGGGCGCACAGTCTCGGCACAGTGGGGTATAAAACGCCTATAGAAATTGACGAGGCCGAGGAAACGGCGTAACTGGTGCAAGGAATGCGGGCGAGAAAAGTTGGTGATCGTCTCTACCTTGCTCTCGAGCGGAGCAATGCCTTCGGTTGCCACCTTGTGGCCCAGAAATTTGGTAGATGAGACGCCGAACACGCATCTCTCCACGTTGACCACAATTCCATGGGCGGCCAGTCGTTCGAAGAGCAGCCAAACGTGCCGTTCGTGTTCTTCTGCCATCGAGCTTGCCACCAAGAGATCGTCGATGTAAGCAAAGATGAAGGGTTGCCCACGAACCACGCAGTCAATGAATCGCTGGAATGTTTGAGCCGCGTTGCGCAAGCCAACAGACATGCGCGGGAACTCAAATAGACCAAAAGGGGTGGTGATTGCGGTTTTCTTGACGTCCTCGGCTGCGACCGGGATGTGATGGTAGGCCTTCATCAGGTCAATCTTGCTGTAGCAGGCGGTGCCGTGCAAGCTAACCGTGAAGGCGAGGTAGTGGGTAGTGATTCAGAACGGTGGTAAGATTCAGAGCGCGGTAATCGCCGCATGGGCGTTAGTCACCCGTCTTCTTTGGGGCCATGTGCAACGGCGATGACCAGCCACTTGAGAAAGGCCGGGCTACACCAATAGCGAGCATGTGGTCGAACTCCGCGCGCGCAATCTTAAACGTCTCCGGGGCGAGGCGACGAGGCAGCGCGAAAACTGGGGTGCCGGAGGTCTTGATGTAGTGAACTACGCGGTGACTGACAGGCTTCGACCAATCAGGTGCTTGCGTAAGTGTGGGAAATTCACGCAGGATGGCAGCGTTCGGTGACAGCAAGGCAGAAATGGTCGTGAGCGTCGGAGATGGAACGTCACTAGCGGAGAAAGCTCGGACAGAGAGGCTCGTGGACAAGTCTACGAGGCGCTTCCGCGCTACGTCGACCGTAAGGCGGAAATTCTGAAGGATGTCCGCCCCCAAGATTGTTCTGTTGACGGCCGCTACGAGGAAGAGCCATGGGAAATTTCGGTGCAGCCCAAGCTTCAGCGTAAGGGACGCCTGGTGGTAGACCAGAATGCCGGTTTTGTACACGGCAGTGAGGTGGAAAAGGGGCTTGCGTCGCCGGTCATGAGCGTTTGTACACTGAGCGGTAGCACACTGACTTCGGCGCCGGTATCGACGAAAACCCTGCCCCTGACGTGGGTCGGTGACGAAGTAGAGACGGCTGCATGAAGCGTCGGAGACGGCCGTAGCCGTTAGCGGTCCCTGGAAAAGTTTCCCTGCCAGGAGCAGGGACATCTACATCTTCGGGCATTGGAGCCGAAACGGCGATGGTAGTGGCAAGGGCCAGCTTCTTGGTCGGGGCAATGAAATCGCGGAGAGCGCTGACAGAACCGGACCGGAAACGACGTCGgtcagatgatgatgattattcagggttttatggcgcacggacaactaaggtcatagtgcgtCAAAGCTAACGTCGCTCAGAGCTCCGACGGCGCGACCGAAGGGGAGTCGGGTGAATCGGAGAGCCAGCCCCACCAGGGCGGATAGGCGGGTGAAATCCTCACGAAGCTGCACAACTTGATCGAGTGCGCTGGCGAACTGTGGCGGTGGAACACTGGGGTGTGAGGTGGGAGCTTGGGTGGTACGCAAAGGAACTTCGGCGGTGCTGAGTGCGGCGCTCGTAACGGCGGCGATGTGCGGGGCGGACACCTCCATTATATTGCCAGTGCCGCCGCCAATTGGGGACGCGCCAAGTCGGAGGCTGTGGCCAGTATCATCTGAACGTTGGTGGGAAGGCGCTGGAGGAAAAGCTCCTTCAAGAGAGCATGGACGAAGGTCGGCGCGAGCTCACCGAGTAAGGCTTGCATGTCGCGCAGAAACTGACTTGGTCTGCGGTCGCCCAGTTCTTCTGCGGTTAGGAGTTGATGTATCTCCTTATGCGGTTAGGAGTTATGTATGTATTTGCGCTCGGACGCAGTCGTTCGGTCGAGGATGGCCGCCTTCAAAGAGCCGTACGGATCAACAGCTGGCGGAGCGGCAAGGACGTCAGCGATCTGGGCGGCGACGTCTGGCGGAAGCACGCACACGACGTGGCGGAACTTCGTCAGCTGGTTGGTGACGTTTGCCAGGGAAAACTGGCACTCAAGTTGGAGGACTGTGGGGTTCTGCGACCAGAAGGGAGGCACAGCCGGAAGACACAGCCGGAAGGGTCAAACTCTGGGCTGTCTGGCTACGAACTAATAGGAAAAGAACAAGGGCTCGCAGGACGAAGGTTTGACGCGAGAATTGAACCGGTGGTCTAGGACAActtcatcgtcgtctgctacaggttACTTAGCGCTCTACTCAAACTGGACCTCCCTATTGAGTGTCACAAACACTTTCTGTGCTACACATAGAGCCGTTGCGCCGTGAAACGATAAGAAATGGAAGGACCCCGATTGAAAAAATCACCAGCATTATTCTGGTGTTTCCTGATGTTCCTGGCGTTAACGCTAGACTCTTTTGGTGTTTGTAATGTGCACATCAAAAATTTCTGGCGTGACACCAAGGTGATTCTGGTGCTGTCGAGTTCTTCTGATGTCAACACCAGAGTGGACTACTACgacaccagaatgattctggtGCCTTCTAGAATGCTTGGTGTGCGCACTAGACAGACGTAGTGTTTTAATGTGACCGTTAGAGCGGTCTGGTGTGGTTCACAGACACCAGACATACAGGCGCCAAAGTACGAGCACTACACGTTGTTACCATGAAAACCGCTATTTACAATGATCATGAGTTCCTTAGCGCAACTTCTTTTACAAAGGAATGATAATTCGCATCGCAAATAATTCCCCCGAGTGTCGAAATTGACACGCTTTGCGGCTTTCATTcgagtttgaaaacgaaactttacgctCTCATTGTCACATAAGACAGCGCCAGCGCCATCGTCATTAGTGTCTATTTTGAACTCAACGGGCTGGTCGAGGTGGTTGAGGTAGCGTTTCGTACTGGTTTTCAATATGAAAACTTCGCACGAATGTGAAGAACTTTGAGTATGTGTTTCTGAAGTTCTGTATTATATGTCGTAGTTTGCTTTCCAACCTGTGCACAAGTGGaagtatgagaaaatacaagagatGCATTCGGGGTAGATGTGACGACTGGTCATTGGTGTGACGTCTTTGAATGTGCGTTTTGTCCGGCATCATGTGAACTGATTATTCATGGGATATGGACTACAAGAAGAGAGGACGGAAAATGACTGAAGAGTTGATCGAGTATGCTTTTGTAAATTATAACTGTGTCGCATGTGATGTATTCACACTCGTAGAAGGAATAACATTGCTGCTTTTTGTACTTTTATATTGTGGAGTGCATACTAACTGTGTATCATCAGTGGTAGCAGTAATACAGACAGTTTTGTTACACGTGCTAGTCTGTTTCTATTTCTGATTCTCAGTATACTATATGCAAATAATTAGTTTAGGCTGCTAACAGCTGGAACATCTTTGCAGTAGAAAGAAACCTGTGAtatcttgttgtattgttgactggtttGATGAGTCGCTAACATTAATGAGTACATCCCAAACAGCCTTAGTACCGGAATAACGAGCAGACCATGTTGGTTGAATGTTGTACATTCATGTATGCATGTCAGGATCCCGTCGTGGTGTTTTATGATGCTCGACTATTGAACATTATGCTGTTTCACGCATTCGATACCGTGAGGTACTTGGCTCTTCAGCGTCCTCACGAGGCTCTGAAAGCTGTGCATAATTTTGAACgcttagagaaaaacaaacaggacaGCACTAACACAGTGTTCGTGCTGTGGTGCCGCGCTTGCACTATCCTGCTTtcgctctctctcacacacacacacgtctaCATCTATGCACAGCTTTTAGTCCATTGTGAGGTTCCTAACGGACCAAGTACATCACGGGATTTAACGCATGAACATCATAATGTTCAACAGTGGAGCATCACAGAACACCAGGGATCCTGGTGTGCAACACCAGAGCGCACACATCAGAGGTCCTGGTGTGGAACATCAGAGAACAGGCACTAGGAACACCAGGGA
It encodes the following:
- the LOC135400396 gene encoding uncharacterized protein LOC135400396, whose translation is MRHFRQFLEGRLFTILTDHKPLTHAFRSASSRYSPQEIRHLAYLAEFCADIQHVPETANSPAYALSRIASVSPIVQPLIPDAIAAAQATGDELLQLHRRGTSSLRFTDLPIHGSHLTICCDSTRAKPRPFVTAPYRCTAFAAVHNRAHTGICATQRMVTARFVWPSINPDVRAWARSCNPCQRSKVHRHTKLQHQQFGLPYSRFDLVHIVIIGPLPPSSGFRYLFKAVDRCTRWPEACPMPDMSAETVAATFIATWVARFRIPSQVTTDRVRQFERNLFSAFARLLGTSRIRTLHPMVSWSIFTAT